In Primulina eburnea isolate SZY01 unplaced genomic scaffold, ASM2296580v1 ctg105_ERROPOS3636323, whole genome shotgun sequence, a genomic segment contains:
- the LOC140820451 gene encoding uncharacterized protein, whose protein sequence is MALATIVATTLQGIMNPNANAIQPQPRGIKYHYESLRRNRVPTFDENPDKEVSHNWLKNVETQLHLLEIPEELNVEVVTSFLEDRTRKWWETVSPSLAVVDQITWKTFRREFLKQYYPAEFRLQKLSEFECFKQTSDMTVMEYTSRFNDLGIYVQTIMLDETLKMHRFKKGLSNRIQSALAVFRPTTLANLMCVEMSVEMDIKRCEEENKNKRPFIGHSSQGGPKFKMPNHSSGPSKGTFSNAGNKEGKWCATCWQNHIGKCYRKADACFKCGKVGHQIKYCPEKKDKGTRPRKPNENKPNARMYAITVTPWSQSKRKRNFTIIT, encoded by the coding sequence ATGGCACTAGCTACTATTGTAGCCACCACACTACAAGGAATTATGAACCCAAATGCCAACGCTATCCAGCCACAACCTCGTGGCATCAAGTATCACTATGAATCCCTTCGAAGGAATCGAGTCCCAACCTTTGATGAGAATCCTGATAAAGAAGTCAGTCATAACTGGCTTAAGAATGTGGAAACCCAACTTCATTTGTTGGAAATACCTGAAGAACTTAATGTGGAAGTGGTGACGTCGTTTCTAGAAGATCGAACACGCAAGTGGTGGGAAACCGTGTCACCATCTTTGGCTGTAGTAGATCAGATCACATGGAAAACCTTCAGGAGAGAATTTTTGAAGCAATATTACCCAGCAGAATTTCGTCTGCAAAAGTTGAGCGAGTTTGAATGTTTCAAACAAACATCGGACATGACGGTGATGGAATACACATCAAGGTTCAATGATCTGGGAATCTATGTTCAAACCATCATGTTAGATGAGACCTTAAAAATGCACCGTTTCAAGAAAGGGCTGAGCAACCGAATTCAATCTGCTTTGGCTGTATTCCGACCAACAACTTTGGCGAATTTAATGTGCGTGGAAATGAGCGTAGAAATGGATATCAAGCGTTGTGAAGAGGAGAACAAAAACAAGAGGCCCTTCATCGGTCATTCTTCTCAAGGTGGTCCCAAATTCAAGATGCCAAACCATTCAAGCGGCCCCTCAAAAGGTACCTTTAGCAATGCTGGCAACAAAGAAGGTAAGTGGTGCGCTACTTGTTGGCAGAATCACATCGGAAAATGTTATAGGAAGGCCGATGCTTGTTTCAAGTGTGGAAAAGTAGGACATCAGATTAAATATTGTCCAGAGAAAAAGGATAAAGGGACCAGACCTCGAAAACCTAATGAAAACAAGCCTAACGCTCGAATGTATGCTATAACTGTAACCCCGTGGAGTCAATCAAAACGAAAAAGAAATTTCACCATCATCACCTAG